From the genome of Rhizobium binae, one region includes:
- the tnpC gene encoding IS66 family transposase → MTRTGEPSIAELMAQLAANAAEIAALKAEKEALSQRVVKLEEELALAKLHRFAPRSEKHIDRLFNEAEEAAVEGGSEEDDDVELPDTGLPAAEGVTGKKRGRRPLPADLPRERVEYDLADDQKACPCCKSQMHRMGEAVSEQLHIEIKAKVLQNVRFKYACRHCDRTGINTPVVIAPMPTQPLPGSIATASTLAFALVHKYVDGTPLYRVAQTFERAGVPISRGALAHWVIGSSEKHLYRIYDALKLRLKSQSLIHGDETTVQVLKEKDKEATSTSYMWAYRSSENSDEPIVLLDYQPGRGQIYPQTFLGDYRGILVTDGYTAWRTLNGATHVGCMAHSRRRFVDALKARKNGGGPPEQALRFFEQLYRIERQARDKTPDPGETKADCIRRFRQQHSLPVLNALKTWLDNIAPKVVPDTKLGDAVSYTLNQWDYLTRYTSDGRMPIDNNILEREIRVFATGRKSWLFSDTADGARASAVIYSLMLTCRACGVDPLSWLRHVLTELPQLDEADDIGDLLPFNYSKTTAA, encoded by the coding sequence ATGACGCGCACCGGCGAACCGAGCATTGCAGAACTGATGGCGCAATTAGCAGCCAACGCTGCCGAAATCGCCGCGCTCAAAGCCGAGAAGGAAGCGCTCTCGCAGCGGGTCGTCAAGCTGGAAGAAGAACTGGCACTGGCAAAGCTCCATCGCTTTGCACCCCGCAGTGAGAAGCACATTGATCGTCTCTTCAACGAGGCCGAAGAGGCTGCGGTCGAAGGTGGTAGCGAGGAAGACGATGACGTCGAGCTTCCGGATACTGGCTTGCCTGCGGCCGAGGGCGTTACGGGCAAAAAGCGGGGACGCAGGCCTCTGCCGGCAGACCTGCCGCGCGAGCGTGTCGAATACGACCTTGCTGATGATCAGAAGGCTTGCCCGTGCTGCAAAAGCCAAATGCATCGAATGGGCGAAGCCGTTAGCGAGCAGCTCCATATCGAGATCAAGGCAAAGGTCCTGCAGAACGTACGGTTCAAATACGCCTGCCGGCACTGTGACCGTACAGGGATTAACACGCCTGTCGTAATCGCGCCCATGCCCACGCAACCCCTGCCGGGCAGCATCGCCACCGCGTCGACGCTCGCCTTTGCTCTCGTCCACAAATACGTAGATGGCACGCCGCTCTACCGCGTGGCTCAGACATTCGAGCGTGCTGGCGTTCCGATCAGCCGTGGCGCTCTTGCGCATTGGGTCATCGGCTCGAGCGAGAAGCATCTATACCGCATCTATGATGCTTTGAAGCTGCGGCTGAAATCGCAGTCTCTCATCCATGGCGATGAGACGACGGTTCAGGTGCTGAAGGAAAAGGACAAGGAAGCCACCAGCACGTCGTACATGTGGGCGTACCGCAGCAGCGAGAACAGTGACGAGCCGATCGTGCTTCTCGACTACCAGCCCGGCCGCGGTCAGATTTATCCGCAGACCTTCCTTGGTGACTACCGTGGCATACTCGTCACTGATGGCTACACTGCCTGGCGCACATTGAATGGCGCAACCCATGTCGGATGCATGGCTCACTCCAGGCGGCGCTTCGTTGATGCCCTCAAGGCGAGAAAGAATGGAGGCGGACCGCCGGAACAGGCACTCCGGTTCTTCGAACAGCTCTACCGGATCGAAAGGCAGGCGAGAGACAAGACCCCAGATCCAGGGGAGACAAAGGCCGATTGCATTCGCCGTTTCCGCCAGCAGCACAGCCTGCCTGTCCTGAACGCCCTAAAGACGTGGCTCGATAACATCGCGCCGAAGGTCGTACCGGATACCAAGCTCGGCGATGCTGTGTCCTACACCCTGAACCAATGGGATTATCTGACGCGCTACACCAGCGATGGCAGGATGCCGATCGATAACAACATTCTGGAACGCGAGATCAGAGTTTTTGCCACCGGAAGAAAATCGTGGCTGTTCAGCGATACCGCTGACGGAGCCAGGGCCAGCGCTGTGATTTACAGTCTGATGCTGACCTGCCGCGCCTGTGGCGTCGATCCGCTCTCTTGGCTGCGCCACGTCCTCACTGAGCTGCCTCAGCTTGACGAAGCCGACGACATCGGCGACCTGCTGCCCTTCAATTACTCCAAGACCACTGCGGCCTGA
- the tnpB gene encoding IS66 family insertion sequence element accessory protein TnpB (TnpB, as the term is used for proteins encoded by IS66 family insertion elements, is considered an accessory protein, since TnpC, encoded by a neighboring gene, is a DDE family transposase.): protein MFRLGADLQVYLHREPIDFRAGINSLAVLVQEVMELDPFAPSVFAFCNRRRDRVKLLFFDRSGFVMVLKKLTEDRFRWPRRETAVVTLTTEQLHWILDGIDIDAMVRHPVRQYQIAG, encoded by the coding sequence ATGTTCAGACTGGGCGCTGATCTGCAGGTCTACCTCCACCGGGAACCCATCGACTTCCGCGCGGGCATCAACAGCCTCGCGGTCCTTGTGCAAGAGGTGATGGAGCTGGACCCGTTTGCTCCATCGGTGTTTGCCTTCTGCAATCGCAGGCGTGACCGGGTGAAGCTCTTGTTCTTTGATCGGTCCGGGTTTGTTATGGTCCTGAAGAAGCTAACGGAAGACCGGTTCAGGTGGCCCCGTCGGGAAACTGCGGTGGTGACGCTGACGACAGAGCAACTCCACTGGATCCTCGACGGCATCGATATCGATGCGATGGTCCGCCATCCCGTGCGGCAGTATCAGATTGCTGGCTGA
- the tnpA gene encoding IS66-like element accessory protein TnpA has protein sequence MDDAPKLQVRLVGRDGRRRYDPSSRDQLVAACLEPGVSVSRLALEHGVNANLVRKWVKRAKEDSALPAVSTFVPVQIATDMHSSSASGPLTKVEPVGKRSHASKLSAVLPNGVSLTLECSDVDGLAAIIGALSHVQTGR, from the coding sequence ATGGACGATGCTCCTAAACTGCAGGTGCGGCTTGTTGGCCGCGACGGTCGCCGTCGATATGACCCTTCCTCCCGAGATCAGCTTGTCGCAGCGTGTTTAGAGCCCGGCGTTTCGGTTTCGCGTCTAGCTCTGGAGCACGGCGTCAACGCCAATCTCGTTCGCAAATGGGTGAAGAGAGCCAAAGAAGATAGTGCATTGCCTGCGGTATCTACGTTCGTTCCGGTTCAGATAGCTACGGATATGCACTCGTCTTCTGCCAGCGGTCCACTGACGAAGGTGGAGCCGGTGGGCAAGCGATCTCATGCATCCAAGCTGAGCGCGGTGCTGCCGAACGGGGTCAGCCTGACGCTGGAATGCAGCGATGTCGATGGTCTGGCGGCAATCATAGGAGCGTTGAGCCATGTTCAGACTGGGCGCTGA
- a CDS encoding DEAD/DEAH box helicase translates to MQTDVNRAERERLLAILDFWHKIEFFIPYDLSSRLVSVDGRTVFWLHAKTLWQDGAALSRPVVPEEKQITGFTLFLGVFSKSEIADIRRHFDRVAADIAEYEDAERGDLDGDTCFASLQLTPLGQPMFETFAVSTLPWAIGRVQKSGLASLSHEAFAGSKQQLSELLQNFRSQRQLTSSSFEASTDQPIDAGEILALHELLCDWAGFASHQEKPIAAVEIRYRDKAERPDLISLQPQQEDTAPNAGDEHDESADVEEDIGILNSFFVEDIERAMICVKRGKVPAPLRRYLTPLAHEKRVDLYSPDGRAAIVRALHPANLNRGRWLSEPHLAMSLMQQFAINSAIGDRSETALFSVNGPPGTGKTTLLRDMFADNIVRRARILSGLETARDAFDGPPRRVTFADRSTASLSALIPALAGFEMIVASSNNAAVENISRDLPKQRSISKTSSFHYLRTVAHKVACQKDNGGVIELSDGDRPWGLIACALGNSRNRRAFKERFAFMEIPDRPKPGWSGAQKPQTIWEWLKSYEGPTFAEASAAFHAADDVVRDKVGQYARYADLRDEIALVTQDAFCREMLETLAAAADERRHAQNRCDEVMAEIGRIKDRLSCLKEEEQLLDRSAPARWKRMLATNPARQHRQDVVVNARKQLDLRKALAEFEHRLAKTEKPALEGALRAHDQAERALRSRQKIWIAKTEELERLGEILGHPAAPERLADLDSDQVQIDGLWHQGELAALRSALFEAALTLHEAWLAEVGRKGGGFGGNIVAICKLLSNNNPVDDKPIASIWQSLFMVVPIVSTTFASFARQFRGLDPGSIGWIFIDEAGQAVPQAAVGALLRGRRVMVIGDPQQIEPVFTLPSALIGAAAALSPHTEQGQYSPNRVSVQMLADAANRYGTTLQGEDCDGLWIGSPLRVHRRCLDPMFSLANQIAYQNKMIFGLAERRPAGDTPPFYGDSAWIDVKGKVSGKQAVAEQTDFIVDLLTATCRRSGALPDLYIISPFKEVKNSLRRALAQARWVDQDGYTGASPPKLQKWLQERIGTVHTFQGKEEDMVFMVLGADADHRGAAGWAASKPNLLNVALTRAKRRFYIVGDRTLWQTLPYFREAANALETVQGADFLARNALVRDQNTVLWD, encoded by the coding sequence ATGCAAACCGATGTAAACAGGGCGGAACGGGAACGGCTTCTGGCGATTCTCGATTTCTGGCACAAGATCGAGTTTTTCATACCTTACGATCTCTCCAGTCGCCTCGTCTCAGTTGATGGACGGACCGTTTTCTGGCTGCATGCAAAAACGCTGTGGCAGGATGGCGCCGCACTCAGCCGTCCTGTGGTACCCGAGGAGAAGCAGATTACCGGCTTTACCTTGTTTCTCGGTGTTTTCAGCAAATCCGAAATTGCCGATATCCGCAGGCACTTCGACCGCGTCGCGGCCGATATTGCCGAATACGAGGATGCCGAACGCGGCGATCTCGATGGCGATACCTGCTTTGCCAGCCTGCAGCTCACGCCCCTGGGGCAGCCGATGTTCGAAACCTTTGCGGTTTCCACGCTTCCATGGGCTATCGGCCGCGTGCAGAAATCCGGGCTCGCCTCGCTCAGCCATGAGGCATTTGCCGGCAGCAAACAGCAGCTGTCGGAATTGCTTCAAAACTTTCGGTCGCAGCGACAGCTGACATCTTCATCCTTCGAGGCCAGCACCGATCAGCCGATCGATGCCGGCGAAATCCTGGCGCTGCACGAATTGCTCTGCGATTGGGCGGGTTTTGCCTCACATCAGGAAAAGCCGATTGCCGCCGTCGAGATACGCTACCGGGACAAAGCGGAGAGACCCGATCTCATCTCCCTACAGCCACAACAGGAGGACACTGCCCCCAATGCCGGCGACGAGCACGACGAGAGTGCAGACGTCGAAGAAGACATTGGCATCCTGAACAGCTTCTTCGTCGAGGACATTGAACGGGCGATGATCTGCGTCAAGCGGGGCAAAGTCCCGGCGCCGCTCAGGCGATATCTCACACCGCTGGCCCATGAAAAGCGGGTCGACCTTTATTCGCCGGATGGGCGCGCCGCAATCGTTCGGGCCCTGCATCCAGCCAATCTCAACCGCGGACGCTGGCTGAGCGAACCTCACCTCGCCATGAGCCTCATGCAACAGTTCGCGATCAATTCGGCCATCGGCGACCGGTCGGAAACCGCGCTTTTCTCAGTCAACGGTCCGCCCGGCACCGGAAAGACCACCCTACTGCGCGACATGTTCGCGGATAATATCGTTCGGCGCGCCCGGATCTTGAGCGGTCTCGAGACGGCGCGCGATGCCTTCGACGGCCCGCCGCGCCGCGTTACTTTCGCCGACCGCAGCACGGCCTCGTTATCGGCGCTGATCCCGGCGCTCGCCGGATTCGAAATGATCGTCGCTTCCTCCAACAATGCCGCCGTCGAGAATATCTCGCGCGACCTTCCCAAGCAGCGCTCGATTTCCAAGACGTCTTCCTTCCACTATCTGCGGACTGTCGCTCATAAAGTCGCCTGCCAGAAGGACAATGGCGGCGTGATCGAACTCTCCGACGGCGATCGCCCTTGGGGATTGATCGCCTGTGCGCTCGGCAATTCCAGGAATCGCCGAGCGTTCAAGGAGCGTTTCGCCTTCATGGAAATCCCCGACAGGCCGAAGCCTGGCTGGTCGGGCGCGCAGAAGCCGCAGACTATCTGGGAATGGCTGAAGAGCTACGAGGGACCGACCTTCGCCGAAGCATCGGCCGCCTTTCACGCCGCCGACGACGTGGTTCGCGATAAGGTCGGCCAATATGCGCGCTATGCCGATCTCCGCGATGAAATCGCGCTGGTTACCCAGGATGCATTCTGCCGCGAAATGCTTGAAACGCTAGCCGCCGCTGCTGACGAACGTCGTCATGCGCAGAACCGATGCGACGAGGTCATGGCCGAGATCGGCCGGATCAAGGACCGCTTATCTTGTTTGAAGGAGGAGGAACAGCTGCTCGACCGCAGCGCTCCTGCACGATGGAAGAGGATGCTCGCGACCAACCCCGCCCGGCAGCATCGGCAAGACGTCGTCGTTAATGCGCGCAAGCAGCTCGACCTGCGCAAGGCGCTGGCAGAATTCGAACACCGGCTTGCGAAGACGGAGAAACCCGCGCTGGAAGGCGCTTTGCGGGCGCATGACCAAGCCGAACGGGCACTGCGGTCACGGCAGAAGATCTGGATCGCGAAAACAGAGGAACTCGAGCGGCTGGGAGAAATTCTCGGTCATCCGGCCGCACCGGAACGCCTCGCCGACCTTGACAGTGATCAGGTGCAGATTGACGGCCTCTGGCATCAAGGCGAACTGGCGGCACTGCGTTCGGCATTGTTCGAAGCAGCGTTGACGCTGCATGAAGCGTGGCTGGCTGAGGTTGGCCGAAAAGGCGGAGGTTTCGGCGGCAATATCGTTGCCATCTGCAAGCTGCTTTCCAACAATAATCCCGTCGATGACAAACCCATTGCATCGATCTGGCAAAGCCTCTTCATGGTCGTTCCCATCGTCTCGACGACATTCGCCTCCTTTGCCCGGCAGTTCCGCGGGCTCGACCCCGGCTCGATCGGCTGGATCTTCATCGATGAAGCCGGCCAGGCCGTACCGCAGGCGGCCGTCGGGGCTTTGTTGCGGGGGCGCCGCGTCATGGTGATCGGCGATCCCCAGCAGATCGAACCGGTCTTCACCCTTCCGAGCGCACTGATTGGCGCCGCTGCGGCTCTATCACCCCACACGGAGCAAGGCCAATATTCGCCGAACAGGGTGTCCGTGCAGATGCTGGCCGATGCCGCCAATCGCTACGGAACAACACTTCAAGGCGAGGATTGCGATGGGCTCTGGATCGGCAGCCCCCTCAGAGTGCATCGACGCTGCCTCGATCCGATGTTCAGCCTCGCCAACCAGATCGCTTACCAGAACAAGATGATTTTTGGCCTGGCAGAGCGCCGGCCGGCCGGTGACACACCGCCCTTCTACGGCGACAGCGCCTGGATCGACGTCAAGGGCAAGGTATCGGGCAAACAGGCCGTTGCGGAGCAAACGGACTTCATCGTCGATCTCCTCACCGCGACCTGCCGCCGCTCCGGTGCCCTGCCCGACCTCTACATCATCTCGCCGTTCAAGGAGGTAAAGAACAGCCTCCGACGGGCTTTAGCCCAGGCGCGATGGGTCGACCAGGATGGATATACGGGCGCATCTCCCCCGAAACTGCAGAAGTGGCTCCAGGAACGGATCGGCACCGTGCATACGTTCCAGGGCAAGGAAGAGGATATGGTTTTCATGGTGCTCGGCGCCGATGCCGATCATCGCGGCGCGGCTGGCTGGGCCGCCTCCAAGCCGAACCTCCTGAATGTGGCGCTGACGCGCGCCAAGCGCCGTTTCTACATCGTCGGCGATCGCACGCTCTGGCAAACACTGCCGTATTTCAGAGAGGCGGCGAACGCCCTGGAGACGGTCCAGGGTGCGGATTTCCTGGCACGGAATGCGCTCGTCAGGGATCAGAACACGGTCCTTTGGGACTGA
- a CDS encoding helix-turn-helix transcriptional regulator yields MFMTGSGTENTEQAKKSSPSGDTILVVAKADLFSECMVEALAKKFPNCDVPSISNTNPMLAKDTSDLKLVLFYHIPQPELQEALTAVRENHPETSIGLVVEAIDMLEPYVSRLVEARIIDGVLPLNLRLDVFMAAVDLLMKGGEHFPSALLNRLANKSQLEPSLYQTKSVDAARNNALKLRRDSISALTTREVQILDLICKGTQNKIIADKLHLSENTVKVHVRNIYKKMNVRNRTEAASRFFNEHSAGDDEMSSRWRN; encoded by the coding sequence ATGTTCATGACAGGCTCAGGAACGGAGAATACCGAACAGGCGAAAAAGTCTAGTCCCTCCGGAGATACTATTCTTGTAGTTGCCAAGGCGGATCTGTTTTCAGAATGCATGGTAGAAGCGCTGGCAAAGAAATTCCCAAACTGCGACGTGCCAAGCATATCAAACACGAATCCGATGCTGGCAAAAGATACCAGCGATCTAAAACTCGTTTTATTCTACCATATACCCCAGCCTGAGCTTCAGGAAGCGTTGACGGCGGTGCGGGAAAATCACCCTGAGACCTCGATCGGACTTGTCGTCGAGGCCATCGACATGCTGGAACCCTATGTCAGCCGTTTGGTCGAGGCAAGGATCATCGACGGTGTCCTGCCGCTCAACCTTCGGCTCGATGTCTTCATGGCTGCGGTGGATCTGCTGATGAAGGGCGGGGAGCATTTTCCTTCGGCGCTCCTAAATCGCCTCGCCAACAAGAGCCAGCTGGAGCCTTCACTCTATCAGACGAAATCGGTCGATGCTGCGCGTAACAATGCGCTCAAACTGCGGCGCGACAGCATCTCTGCCTTGACCACCCGCGAGGTTCAGATTCTGGATCTCATCTGCAAGGGGACGCAGAACAAAATCATCGCCGACAAGCTCCATCTTTCCGAAAACACCGTGAAGGTTCACGTCCGCAACATCTACAAGAAGATGAACGTCCGAAACCGCACGGAAGCTGCGTCCCGCTTTTTCAATGAGCACTCCGCCGGCGATGACGAGATGTCCAGCCGTTGGCGCAACTGA